A single window of Methylobacterium nodulans ORS 2060 DNA harbors:
- a CDS encoding PaaI family thioesterase, which yields MDEGQGGTIFGAEIPFARLCGVEALRFENGRTHLRLVLGPEHANNLGIAHGGVLCTLLDIAMGTVARLTAGRPVVTLDMQTRFLSPGRGVLLAEGRVVRAGQSILFCDAEVRGEAGTLVASASGVFKPTGLREPASRRPGES from the coding sequence ATGGATGAAGGGCAGGGCGGGACGATCTTTGGAGCGGAGATTCCGTTCGCGCGGCTCTGCGGGGTCGAAGCCCTGCGCTTCGAGAACGGGCGCACGCATCTGCGCCTGGTTCTGGGGCCCGAGCACGCCAACAATCTGGGCATCGCCCATGGCGGCGTGCTCTGCACGCTTCTCGACATCGCCATGGGCACGGTGGCGCGGCTCACCGCCGGGCGGCCCGTGGTGACGCTCGACATGCAGACGCGCTTCCTGTCGCCGGGGCGTGGCGTGCTCCTGGCCGAGGGGCGGGTCGTGCGCGCTGGCCAATCGATCCTGTTCTGCGATGCGGAGGTTCGTGGCGAGGCCGGAACGCTGGTGGCGAGCGCGAGCGGCGTGTTCAAGCCGACCGGGCTGCGGGAGCCGGCGTCGCGCCGGCCGGGCGAGTCATGA
- the mtaB gene encoding tRNA (N(6)-L-threonylcarbamoyladenosine(37)-C(2))-methylthiotransferase MtaB: MPVEVLSFGCRLNTAEGEVLRRAAETGRPGEDLVVVNTCAVTAEATRQARKAIRGAARRTPGARIVVTGCGAQVETAAYAAMPEVAAIIGNHAKLSPAAWADRAGGRVRVEDIMAVREAAAAPTPRMPGRTRAVLPVQNGCDHRCTFCVIPFGRGPSRSLPVQEAIAQARALVEDGAREVVLTGVDLTAYGRDLPEAPSLGGLVKAILRALPDLDRLRLSSIDSVEADADLLDALASERRLMPHLHLSLQAGDDLILKRMKRRHARADAIAFCETVRRLRPEIVFGADLIAGFPTETEAQFGRSVALVEECGLAHLHVFPYSPRPETPAARMPQLPAEIIRDRAARLRAAGEAALGRRLDREVGQVRAVLAERGGIGRTEGFLPVRLPDGVAPGTLRAVAITGHDGRVLAAA; this comes from the coding sequence ATGCCCGTCGAGGTGCTGAGCTTCGGCTGCCGGCTCAACACGGCCGAGGGCGAGGTCCTGCGCCGGGCGGCCGAGACCGGACGGCCCGGGGAGGATCTCGTCGTCGTCAACACCTGCGCGGTCACCGCGGAGGCGACGCGGCAGGCACGCAAGGCGATTCGCGGCGCCGCGCGCCGCACGCCCGGCGCGCGGATCGTGGTGACGGGCTGCGGCGCACAGGTCGAGACCGCGGCCTATGCGGCCATGCCCGAGGTCGCCGCCATCATCGGCAACCATGCCAAGCTCAGCCCGGCCGCCTGGGCGGATCGCGCCGGAGGGCGGGTCCGCGTCGAGGACATCATGGCCGTGCGGGAGGCTGCCGCGGCGCCGACGCCCCGGATGCCCGGTCGCACCCGCGCCGTCCTTCCGGTGCAGAACGGCTGCGATCACCGCTGCACCTTCTGCGTAATTCCGTTCGGGCGGGGCCCTTCGCGCTCTCTGCCGGTGCAGGAGGCCATCGCACAGGCGCGCGCGCTCGTCGAGGACGGCGCCCGGGAGGTGGTTCTCACCGGCGTCGACCTCACCGCCTACGGGCGGGACCTGCCGGAAGCCCCGAGCCTCGGCGGGCTGGTGAAGGCGATCCTGCGCGCCCTGCCGGACCTCGACCGCCTGCGGCTCTCCTCCATCGATTCGGTCGAGGCAGATGCGGATCTTCTCGACGCCCTCGCGAGCGAGAGGCGACTGATGCCGCATCTGCACCTCTCGCTGCAGGCAGGCGACGATCTCATCCTCAAGCGGATGAAGCGCCGTCACGCGCGCGCAGATGCCATCGCCTTCTGCGAGACCGTGCGGCGCCTGCGGCCGGAGATCGTGTTCGGCGCCGACCTGATCGCCGGCTTTCCGACCGAGACCGAAGCGCAGTTCGGCCGCTCGGTCGCGCTCGTGGAGGAATGCGGGCTCGCGCATCTCCACGTCTTCCCCTACTCCCCCCGGCCCGAAACCCCGGCCGCCCGGATGCCGCAGCTTCCCGCAGAGATCATCCGCGACCGGGCCGCGCGCCTGCGCGCGGCCGGGGAAGCGGCGCTCGGCCGCCGCCTCGACCGGGAGGTCGGGCAGGTGCGGGCGGTGCTGGCCGAGCGCGGCGGCATCGGCCGCACCGAAGGGTTCCTGCCCGTCCGGCTGCCGGATGGCGTCGCGCCCGGGACTTTGCGCGCTGTTGCCATCACGGGGCATGACGGTCGGGTGCTCGCGGCGGCCTGA